TTTTAACCGAGAATGAACTGATTTCAATCAGTTTGAAATCACACGCGCGTCTGGTATCGACACGCGTACGTGTGATCTGGTTCAGCAGTAAATCACTTAATTGCTGTCCTGTCGCAGTTGAACCTGCAGGGCTCCCAACATCCGGGTAATCTGCTTTTCCTTACTGGAGATGAAAGGAACATTATCCAGCACAATGGCCCGCGGCTCATTACGGGGATGCAGTACCAGTCGACCGGAACGCAGCAGGAGATATTCAAAGATATCGCTGATTTCCTTGTCAATCTTCAGATTGGGAGCCGAGAATCGTTCGAGGTCACTCAGGAATCCATGGTGATGCAGCAGTTCATTACCACGAACTTCCCAATAGTCAAAGCGAACATAAATACCCACGCAGATAAAGATCAGCCCCAGAATTCCGGAGAACATCCAGTACATCTGAGAATTGGCCCAGGGACGCAGACTTTTCAGGAAATTCGACAGTGCGG
This window of the Gimesia chilikensis genome carries:
- a CDS encoding FHIPEP family type III secretion protein, which gives rise to MADDSTMGEELKPGAGQHKDDVPDRIYLISYPKIVFLYPTLIVSIAAAIFMTFAGESAYVGGKSEHTAEVMALIFLGVFGFNLTVLAFDFPRTTSLTLFFLGVALFMGAWMILRFNPEIVPALSNFLKSLRPWANSQMYWMFSGILGLIFICVGIYVRFDYWEVRGNELLHHHGFLSDLERFSAPNLKIDKEISDIFEYLLLRSGRLVLHPRNEPRAIVLDNVPFISSKEKQITRMLGALQVQLRQDSN